A single genomic interval of Romboutsia ilealis harbors:
- a CDS encoding helix-turn-helix transcriptional regulator encodes MNNLKFTRKSRRLTQKELAHLLHMSTSTYIKKEKNLDYFKVYEAIEVANILQSDINYLFKE; translated from the coding sequence ATGAATAATTTAAAATTTACAAGAAAAAGTAGAAGACTAACTCAAAAAGAATTAGCACATTTACTTCATATGTCAACATCAACGTATATAAAAAAAGAAAAGAATTTAGATTACTTTAAAGTATATGAAGCAATAGAAGTTGCTAACATACTACAAAGTGATATAAATTACTTATTTAAAGAATAA
- a CDS encoding MATE family efflux transporter codes for MKDNQQILGTEPIGKLLIKYSVPAIIGMIVNGLYNVVDRIFIGNIPGVGPLAIAGLGVTTPIMTIVLAFGMLIGVGTATNISIKLGQGKKDEAENLIGNAIMLTIIIGLLISVLGLIFGNQILHLFGASEGSLPYAKAYINIILLGCVFNLMGMTFNNLIRGDGNPRLSATIMVVGCFTNIVLDALFIMYFNMGIQGAAIATITSQFITSIWGLSYYLRGKSNLQFRTSSLKLKKSLVIAIFAIGCAPFAMQIAASCVQVICNNSLRTYGGDLAIGAMATINSIIMMVGMPIIGISQGAQPIVGFNYGAKKYDRAHKTLKLCVAAATIGLSIGWLIVQLMPGPIVSMFNSDAELVSISVDGIRKYLSMMPLIGVSMIGSNYFQAIGKAKHAMVLSLLRQVILLVPMMLVLPKLLGLNGVWFAQPIADVISFTVTAILLVKEVKSHNVETNDEVELNDEIEAEIISLDL; via the coding sequence ATGAAAGATAATCAACAAATTTTAGGTACAGAACCTATAGGAAAATTGCTAATAAAGTATTCTGTTCCAGCAATAATAGGTATGATAGTAAATGGATTATATAATGTAGTAGATAGAATATTTATAGGAAATATTCCAGGCGTTGGACCACTTGCTATAGCTGGATTAGGTGTTACTACGCCTATTATGACTATAGTATTAGCATTTGGGATGTTAATAGGTGTAGGTACTGCAACAAATATATCTATAAAATTAGGTCAAGGTAAAAAAGACGAAGCAGAAAATTTAATAGGAAATGCAATAATGTTAACTATAATAATAGGTTTATTAATATCTGTTCTTGGATTAATATTTGGAAATCAAATATTACATCTATTTGGAGCTAGTGAAGGTAGCTTACCTTATGCAAAAGCTTATATAAACATAATATTATTAGGTTGCGTATTTAATTTAATGGGAATGACTTTTAATAACCTTATAAGAGGAGATGGTAACCCAAGACTTTCTGCAACAATAATGGTTGTTGGATGTTTTACAAATATAGTATTAGATGCTTTATTTATAATGTATTTTAATATGGGAATACAAGGTGCAGCAATTGCTACTATAACATCTCAATTTATAACTAGTATATGGGGATTATCTTATTATTTAAGAGGTAAATCTAACTTACAGTTTAGAACGTCTAGCTTGAAATTAAAGAAATCTTTAGTAATTGCTATATTTGCAATAGGATGTGCACCATTTGCAATGCAAATAGCTGCAAGTTGTGTTCAAGTAATATGTAATAATTCACTTAGAACATATGGAGGAGATTTAGCTATAGGTGCTATGGCAACTATAAACTCTATAATAATGATGGTAGGTATGCCAATCATTGGTATAAGTCAAGGAGCTCAACCGATAGTAGGATTTAACTATGGTGCTAAAAAGTATGATAGAGCTCATAAGACTCTTAAATTATGTGTAGCAGCTGCAACAATAGGATTATCTATTGGATGGTTAATAGTTCAATTAATGCCAGGGCCAATAGTAAGTATGTTTAATAGTGATGCAGAGCTTGTAAGTATATCAGTAGATGGAATTAGAAAATATTTAAGTATGATGCCGTTAATAGGGGTATCAATGATAGGTTCAAATTATTTCCAAGCAATTGGTAAAGCTAAACATGCTATGGTTTTAAGCTTACTTAGACAGGTAATATTATTAGTTCCTATGATGTTAGTATTACCAAAACTATTAGGATTAAATGGTGTTTGGTTTGCTCAACCAATAGCAGACGTTATATCATTTACAGTAACTGCAATACTATTAGTTAAAGAAGTTAAATCACATAATGTAGAAACAAATGATGAAGTAGAACTAAATGATGAAATAGAAGCAGAGATTATATCGTTAGATTTATAA
- a CDS encoding (2Fe-2S)-binding protein, whose amino-acid sequence MNKDQKLCYCFNVTVGDIEKAINEGADSLDAVKQATKAGGGCGRCSANVEKATLELLKENN is encoded by the coding sequence ATGAACAAAGATCAAAAATTATGTTACTGCTTTAATGTAACAGTAGGGGATATAGAAAAAGCTATAAATGAAGGTGCAGATTCTTTAGATGCAGTTAAACAAGCTACAAAAGCTGGCGGTGGATGTGGTAGATGTAGTGCCAATGTAGAAAAAGCAACTTTAGAATTATTAAAAGAAAATAACTAA
- a CDS encoding helix-turn-helix domain-containing protein, with protein MKTLGERLKDLRKEKGYTLEQVAQKLNTTKVTISRYENNLREPKRETISQFAKLFNVSTDYLHGHTNDKFTLTKQDKIDIKNSLEKIKCDLSTDETILFDGEPMCKEAIESLLTAMEVGLSLVKQKQKRDNNI; from the coding sequence ATGAAAACTTTAGGTGAGAGATTAAAAGATTTAAGAAAAGAAAAGGGATACACCCTTGAACAAGTTGCCCAAAAATTAAATACAACCAAAGTAACTATATCTAGATATGAAAATAATTTAAGAGAACCAAAAAGAGAGACTATAAGTCAATTTGCTAAATTATTTAATGTATCTACTGATTATTTACATGGTCATACAAACGATAAATTTACTTTAACTAAACAAGATAAAATTGATATAAAAAATTCATTAGAAAAGATTAAATGTGATTTATCTACTGATGAAACTATTTTATTTGATGGTGAACCAATGTGTAAAGAAGCAATTGAAAGCTTACTTACAGCTATGGAGGTTGGCTTATCATTAGTTAAACAAAAACAAAAAAGGGACAATAATATATAG
- a CDS encoding delta-lactam-biosynthetic de-N-acetylase, translating to MKKSISILLILSLCISLHGCSKVSTNIYNGINNKKLENKATSLDNTCINWFFIPNNEFRTPEINDKLNFKLSDYDAIYNGPKTPNIKSLYLTFDEGYENGYTEQILDVLKEKNVKAIFFVTSHYIVYSPDTVKRMVDEGHIVANHTNHHYSMPSVTYSTDVFNKELTDVENKFKELTGKDIPKFFRPPMGQYSEKSLAMTKDLGYKTVFWSFAYGDYEPSNQPSPQEAKKHILGHLHDGSILLLHAISKTNADILGEVIDEARKSGYEFYLLP from the coding sequence TTGAAAAAATCTATATCTATTTTACTTATATTATCTTTATGTATTTCCTTACATGGTTGTTCTAAAGTCAGTACAAATATTTATAATGGTATAAATAATAAAAAACTAGAAAATAAAGCGACTAGTTTAGATAATACTTGTATAAACTGGTTCTTTATACCCAATAATGAATTTAGAACACCTGAGATTAATGATAAGTTAAATTTTAAATTAAGTGATTATGATGCCATTTATAATGGTCCTAAAACACCAAATATTAAATCGTTGTATTTAACTTTTGATGAGGGGTATGAAAATGGATATACTGAACAAATTTTAGATGTGTTAAAAGAAAAGAATGTAAAGGCTATTTTCTTTGTTACTTCTCATTATATTGTTTATTCTCCTGATACTGTAAAGCGAATGGTAGATGAAGGGCATATTGTAGCTAATCATACTAATCATCATTATTCAATGCCAAGTGTTACTTATTCTACTGATGTTTTTAATAAAGAACTTACTGATGTTGAAAATAAATTTAAAGAACTAACGGGAAAGGATATTCCTAAGTTTTTTAGACCTCCTATGGGGCAGTATTCTGAAAAAAGTTTAGCCATGACTAAAGATTTAGGTTATAAGACTGTGTTTTGGAGTTTTGCTTATGGAGATTATGAACCTAGTAATCAGCCTTCACCACAAGAAGCTAAAAAACACATATTAGGACACCTTCATGATGGTTCTATATTACTTTTACATGCTATATCTAAAACTAATGCAGATATACTTGGTGAAGTTATAGATGAAGCAAGAAAATCTGGATATGAATTTTATTTATTGCCTTAA
- a CDS encoding ImmA/IrrE family metallo-endopeptidase — MFIRNKVKEVISKFGTNNPFEIIDILDITLVIYPLHNSINGFFQVKDNYPIIYINSNLCYEEKIMTAAHELAHYFLHKGINAFACRGLSGSYIKNKYERQAYIFAAELLIDDNIYKVYPGESDAQIASRIGVHPWLFDLKFREKLR; from the coding sequence ATGTTTATAAGGAATAAAGTTAAGGAAGTAATATCAAAATTTGGTACTAACAATCCTTTTGAAATAATTGATATTTTAGATATTACTTTAGTTATTTATCCGCTACATAATAGTATTAACGGATTTTTTCAAGTAAAAGATAATTATCCAATAATCTATATAAATAGTAATTTATGCTATGAAGAAAAAATAATGACTGCTGCTCACGAACTTGCTCATTATTTTCTTCATAAGGGTATTAATGCTTTTGCTTGTCGTGGGTTGAGTGGTTCTTATATTAAAAATAAATATGAGCGTCAAGCTTATATTTTTGCGGCTGAACTTTTGATTGATGATAATATTTATAAAGTATATCCTGGTGAAAGTGATGCACAAATTGCATCTCGTATTGGAGTTCATCCTTGGTTATTTGATCTTAAATTTAGAGAAAAGCTTCGTTAA
- a CDS encoding FAD-binding oxidoreductase — MSIVKRNGINFRELVLVDKIKECDDIISFYFKDKDNKALTKHKPGQFLPFQIQTEEPKYKGVMRTYSLSMVPNENMYRISVKKIENGLISSYLHDNLEIGDIIEAMEPAGVFTIKESSKNRPLVLISAGIGITPLLSMLYEESKKRDNIYFVQAVQNSLIHPFKNDVLMICKYKNLSNTVFYSNPLKDDKEGIDYDFTGRINKEWIRNNLPLDGDFYFCGPPAFMKALKSNLIDLGVKEESIYYELFS; from the coding sequence ATGAGTATAGTAAAGAGAAATGGGATTAATTTTAGAGAATTAGTTTTAGTAGATAAAATAAAAGAATGTGATGATATAATTTCTTTTTATTTTAAAGATAAGGACAACAAAGCCTTAACAAAGCATAAGCCAGGTCAATTTTTACCTTTTCAAATACAAACAGAGGAGCCTAAATATAAAGGGGTTATGAGAACTTATAGTTTATCAATGGTTCCAAATGAAAACATGTATAGAATAAGTGTAAAGAAAATAGAAAACGGATTAATAAGTTCTTATCTACATGATAATTTAGAAATAGGTGATATAATAGAGGCAATGGAGCCTGCTGGAGTTTTCACTATTAAAGAAAGTTCTAAAAATAGACCATTAGTTTTAATATCAGCAGGAATAGGAATTACTCCACTACTTTCAATGCTTTATGAAGAATCTAAGAAAAGAGATAATATATACTTTGTTCAAGCTGTTCAAAATTCATTAATACATCCTTTTAAAAATGATGTATTAATGATATGTAAGTATAAAAATTTAAGTAATACAGTTTTTTATTCAAATCCTTTAAAAGATGATAAAGAAGGCATAGATTATGATTTTACTGGTCGTATAAATAAGGAATGGATAAGAAATAATTTACCTTTAGATGGAGATTTTTATTTCTGTGGACCACCTGCATTTATGAAAGCTCTTAAAAGTAATCTAATTGATTTAGGTGTTAAAGAAGAGTCTATATATTATGAGTTATTTAGTTAA
- a CDS encoding MarR family winged helix-turn-helix transcriptional regulator gives MINNERELIGRYISQIHRKGSSFITKEISKFGIGSGQIMFLMQLYKKDGISQEELSENLKIDKGTTCRAIKKLEEEEFLIRVKDENDKRAYKLYLTEKSKDMEKNIKSVLYEWEKNISKELLQEEVDVLLTVLKKICISQNIK, from the coding sequence ATGATAAATAACGAAAGAGAGCTTATTGGAAGATATATATCTCAAATTCATAGAAAAGGAAGCTCTTTTATAACTAAAGAAATTTCTAAATTTGGAATTGGATCAGGACAAATAATGTTTTTGATGCAATTATATAAAAAAGATGGTATTAGTCAAGAAGAATTATCCGAAAATTTAAAGATAGATAAAGGTACCACTTGTAGAGCTATAAAAAAGCTTGAAGAAGAAGAATTTTTAATTAGAGTTAAAGATGAAAATGACAAAAGAGCTTATAAATTATATTTAACTGAAAAGTCAAAAGATATGGAAAAAAATATCAAAAGCGTATTATATGAATGGGAAAAAAATATCTCAAAAGAACTTTTACAAGAAGAAGTAGATGTTTTACTTACAGTATTAAAAAAGATATGTATAAGTCAAAATATTAAATAG